A portion of the Rhodococcus pseudokoreensis genome contains these proteins:
- a CDS encoding ethanolamine ammonia-lyase subunit EutB, translating to MTTYSHGVAGTGYTFDGLVDLMAKATPLRSGDELAGCAASSDAERAAAQWALADVPLGTFLNELVVPYEDDEVTRLIIDSHDRVAFGEISHLTVGGLRDWLLDVAARDGAAETFRRVAPGLTPEMVAGVSKIMRNQDLIAVARAVTVTAGFRTTLGVPGHLGTRLQPNHPTDDPRGIAAATLDGLLLGCGDAVIGINPATDSPHATAELLHLLDDIRQRFDIPAQSCVLSHVTTTMGLIEEGVPVDLVFQSIAGTQGANSSFGVDISLLREANAAGRSLKRGTVGDNVMYLETGQGSALSAGAHLGTGGRPVDQQTLETRAYAVARDLEPLLINTVVGFIGPEYLYDGKQIIRAGLEDHFCGKLLGLPMGVDVCYTNHAEADQDDMDTLLTLLGVAGAAFVIAVPGADDVMLGYQSLSFHDALYARQVLGLRPAPEFEDWMRRLGMVDDAGRVLPVDAAASPLRALTGA from the coding sequence ATGACCACCTACAGTCACGGAGTCGCAGGAACCGGGTACACGTTCGACGGTCTCGTCGACCTGATGGCGAAGGCGACGCCGCTGCGCAGCGGGGACGAACTCGCCGGGTGTGCGGCGTCGTCCGATGCCGAACGCGCCGCCGCGCAGTGGGCGCTGGCCGATGTCCCGCTCGGCACGTTCCTGAACGAACTCGTCGTGCCGTACGAGGACGACGAGGTCACGAGGCTGATCATCGACTCGCACGACCGGGTCGCGTTCGGCGAGATCTCCCACCTCACCGTCGGCGGCCTGCGGGACTGGTTGCTGGACGTCGCCGCGCGGGACGGCGCGGCCGAGACGTTCCGCCGCGTCGCCCCGGGGCTCACCCCGGAGATGGTCGCGGGGGTCAGCAAGATCATGCGCAACCAGGACCTCATCGCGGTCGCGCGGGCGGTCACCGTCACCGCGGGGTTCCGCACGACGCTCGGCGTGCCCGGCCATCTGGGAACCCGGTTGCAGCCCAACCATCCCACCGACGACCCGCGCGGGATCGCGGCGGCGACCCTCGACGGACTGCTGCTCGGGTGCGGTGACGCCGTCATCGGTATCAACCCGGCCACCGATTCGCCGCACGCCACCGCGGAACTGCTGCACCTGCTCGACGACATCCGTCAGCGTTTCGACATTCCAGCGCAGTCGTGCGTGCTGTCGCACGTGACCACCACGATGGGCCTGATCGAGGAAGGCGTTCCCGTCGATCTGGTGTTCCAGTCGATCGCCGGGACGCAGGGCGCCAATTCCAGTTTCGGCGTCGACATCTCGCTGCTGCGGGAGGCGAACGCGGCCGGCCGGTCGCTGAAACGAGGCACCGTCGGCGACAACGTCATGTACCTCGAGACGGGGCAGGGGTCGGCCCTGAGTGCCGGGGCGCACCTCGGCACCGGTGGCAGGCCCGTCGACCAGCAGACACTGGAGACCAGGGCGTATGCGGTGGCCCGCGACCTCGAACCGCTGCTGATCAACACGGTGGTCGGTTTCATCGGGCCGGAGTACCTGTACGACGGCAAACAGATCATCAGGGCCGGGCTCGAGGACCACTTCTGCGGGAAACTGCTGGGCCTGCCGATGGGCGTCGACGTCTGCTACACCAATCATGCCGAGGCCGACCAGGACGACATGGACACGCTGCTCACCCTGCTCGGGGTGGCGGGCGCGGCCTTCGTGATCGCGGTGCCCGGCGCCGACGACGTCATGCTCGGTTATCAGAGTCTGTCGTTCCACGACGCGCTGTACGCGCGCCAGGTGCTCGGCCTGCGGCCTGCGCCCGAATTCGAGGACTGGATGCGCCGCCTCGGCATGGTCGACGACGCGGGCCGGGTGCTGCCGGTCGACGCCGCCGCGTCGCCTCTTCGAGCGCTGACGGGGGCATGA